GCATCATGGGCAGCGAAGATGAAGGCTGCCGAAGACGAGGCGGCAAGGGCGGTGGCTGCAAAATAACGCGAGCGTGATGCGCGTGTGCCCGGAACGGCATCTATTCTTTCGTGGGCGGCCTATGATCAGTTGGTGGCGACAGCAGCCGTTTCTGGTGACGAAGATGAGGCAGCTAGCGCGGCTGGCGCGGGAGAGTCACGCACGGCCAATGACAGGCACACCGCAACCTGCTGTACTCGTTGGGCCCGACGAACTGGGCGTGACATTTATTGGGCACTCGTCGTTTATGGTGCAAATCGGCGGGCGTCGTGTGTTGATTGATCCTGTCTTTGCTAACCATTTGATTTTGTTGCGCAGGCAGCGGCGCGCAGGGCTGCGCATTGATGAGCTGCCGCCGATTGACATTGTGCTGTTGACCCACGCACACATGGACCATCTGAACATCACGTCACTCCGGCGCATTATTCGATCCACGCGCCGACAGACGGGCCAGACTCCTGAGGTCGTTGTGCCTGAAGGCGTTGAGGACCTGGTCGCGGGGCTGGGGTTTCGTAAGGTACGACGGCTGGCGTGGTGGCACATGGCCGAGGTGCAAGGGCTCGAAATCACGATGACTCCGTGCAAGCACTGGGGTGCACGCATGTTTCGCGACACGTATCGGGGATACGGCGGGTACGTGATCCGGTTCGGGAAGCAGAGCGTGTACCACTCAGGCGACACGGCTTACTTTACTGGCTTCCGCGAGATTGGAGAGCGCCTGACGCCACGTGTTGCTCTGATGCCAATCGGAGCCTATTTTCCTGACAGCTATCGTGTCGTACACACCAGCCCCGAGGATGCGCTGCGCGGCTTTGTCGAGATGGATGCAGAGCGCATGGTGCCGATGCACTTCGGGACCTTTCAATTAGGGCGCGAGCCGATGGACGAGCCGGTTAAGCGGCTGCTTGAAGAAGCAAAGCGGCTAGGGATCTCGCAAAAGATCAAGGTGCTGGAAGAAGGCGAGACCATGCGGGTGTTTCCGCACTGAAAGCGCCGCTATGCGTTTGGGGAACCGAGGTCGAGCGGCTTTGCGCCCGGTTGATCGGACCAGCCGGGCAGGTCTTGTGAGCCTGTGATGAGGCGCACACCGTCGTTGAAGGTGACGTACGTCCACGCCCACTGGCTGAAAACCGCAAGCCGGTTGCGGAAGCCGATAAGAAAAAAGACATGGACGACGAGCCAGACGAACCATGCGGGAAAGCCGCTCCAGCGTCCTTTGAACGGCCACTTGATGTTGGCAACCGCGGCTTTGCGGCCGATCGTCGCCATGTCACCTTTATCGAAATAACGGAACGGCGCGTTGATGCCGCTGCCGTCGCTGCCGAAATCAGCTGCGACCAAGCGGGCTATGCGCTTCGCCGCATAAGCGCCCATCTGCATTGCGGGCTGCGCCACGCCGGGAACCTGTTTGCCGTCCTGCTCGACGTGCGCCAGGTCGCCGCAGATGAAGATCTCGGGATGGCCTGGAGGATTGAGGTGTTGATCGACGAGCACACAGCCTCTGCGATCGGTCGGGAAGCCAAGCAGCTTGCCGAGTGGTGAGGCTTGCACGCCGGCGGCCCACAGGGTGACGACAGCGTCAATGCGCTCGTCGCCGACCATGACATAGCCGGGCTGCACATCGCTGACGTGCGCGTTGGTACGGACCTTGATGCCCAGCTTTGTGAGCTGTTCGAGAGCGCTCGCCTGCAAGTCCTCCGGGTATGCAGCGAGGACGTGCGGGGAGCCTTCGAGAATGAGGACCTGCGCCATCTTTGGATCGATGTGACGAAAATCTTTCGTCATGTAAAGCTTTGCGATATCACTGATCGCGCCCGCAAGCTCAACGCCTGTCGGCCCGCCTCCGATAATGACGAAATTCAGCGGTGGGTGGCTTCCCAACTCCTGCATCTGGCGTTCGGCAAGCTCGAATGCGAGGAGGACGCGACGACGAATCTCGGTGGCATCTTCGACGGTTTTGAGACCCGGAGCAAGCTTGGCCCAGTCGTCGCGGCCAAAGTAGGAGTGCGTGGATCCGGTGGCGACGATGAGATAGTCGTACTCAAGCTCCGCCCCGGTTTTGAACTTCACACGCTGCTCTGTGAGGTCGAAGCCGATGGCTTCGTCCATGAGAACTTCGATGTTCTGGTAATTGCGGAGAATGGAGCGGATGGGCTGCGCTATCTCTCCGGGAGAAAGAACGGCGAGGGCAACCTGGTAGAGAAGCGGCTGGAATGTATGGTGGTTTCTGCGATCGACCAGCGTGACATCGACGGGAAGATTGCCGAGACGCATCGCTGCGTTGATGCCGCCGAAGCCTCCTCCTAAAATTACTACTCGTTTGCGCACACCTACTCTGCCTGGCGTCTCCGCTTGTCCCATGTATTCGCTCTCCCGAACCACTCTTAACTTTTACTCTATTGTGATGCCCAGGACGGGCCGACGGGTTCTTTTCGCTTTGCTGATGCGGCTTTGCACTAGGGATGCTTTTGGATGGAGAGCGAGACGAATCCCTGTGATCCGGCGGACGCTGCGATGTTTGTGATCTCAGCGGTCCCAGTGGACTGCATGGGGGTGATCGTCACGAGGCCGTTGGCGTCGGACTGAACCGTTGAGGCGGACGAGGAGTTCACAGGAGTCGTTGGGCAGCGGCCATGCGCGGGACACGCTTGCTGCCACGCGTTGATCGTCTGGTGAATTTGAACGGATGCTCCCGCTACGGGATTTGACGCGCCGTCAGTGACTTCGAGAACGATGGGCACAAGGGTTTCGCTGGCGGGCACAGACTGACCTGCTCCACTGATGAGAACCAATCGAAAGCTAGCGGGATCGACAGCCTGCGCAGTGAATGTTCCACAAACTGTCGCCCAGGCGCAGGCCGTGATCGAGGCCTGTGCACCCGCGGCGAGCGGCCCTGCTGTCGCCATCGCCTGGGCGGTTCCCAAAGAGTTCGCAAGAGACTGAGGAGGCGAGACGCTGATGGGCCCGCTTGCCGGAAGCCAGTTGACGGATACTCCTGCCACCGGCGCAAGGCTGTCATTAAGAGTTGCGGTCAAGGGCCATGTGGTAACGGCCTGCGCCGCAATGTACTCCAGTGGATTCACCGGCGTGAGCGTCCTGACGTCGGTCGCAGCGACGAAGGAAGCTGTAATGGTTCCCGGCGCGCCTGATGCGGATAATGTGATCGGCCCGGCAGTGAGCGGGGTAACCGTAGTGGAGGCAGTGCCTGAGGCGTCTGTGGATACGGTGCAGGTGCTTGCTCCACATGCCCCAAATGCAATACTGCCGATGCTTGCTGAGAAGGTGATCGATTCACCGGGGATTGGAGTCACACCGTCAGATGCCACGGCCCGGACTGAAAATGGCGTGGTCGCCGCTACGCCGGAGATAACGGTCCCCAATGGAGCGGAGACCAGGACCAGGCTGGGCTGTGGCGCCCCATACGTGAGCGCTTGCGACATGATGGTTGTGCCGCCGGTGACAAGATCGTTGACCGCAACATCGGCCACCAGCGCAGTGCCGCCGCCCAGCGCAGACAGTGGAGGTGCGGTTGCCGTAATCGTGTTCGCAGTCCAATTGGAGACGGTTGCGGCAACACAGTTGATTGTGACGGTGTTGCCGGGACGGAAGCCTGTACCTGTGATAGTGACTACGCCGCCAGCGGCGCCGACCTGCGCAGGGGAGATCGAATCAGCGTACAGGATACGGGCCTGGTAGTTGTAGTCAGGACGCCCATCGCCGCGCTCGTCCGCGATAGCCATGCGCAGCGGCGCCGCCTGCGTGGTTTGCGCGGTCAACGATGTGACGCCAATAGCAGGGCTGTTGAATGGCTCTGTTTGCGAGGCAAATGTGGGCAAGGTTCCAGTTGGATCAGAGACATTCCATAAACCAATTACCGGCATTGCCTTTTGAGAGGTTGCAAAGCCCTGCTCGTCCTGGGCGGCAACCTCGACGGTAAAGGTGCGATTCGCCTTAATGGAAAATGTGGACCATGAGGTGTGCCCATCCTGACAGATAAGCCCCGTCCACCAACCTGTAGCCCCTGATGGGACGGGAGCTGTTTCGATGCCATCGTTGCCAGGATTGCAGGTGCTGGCGGAGTTAGCTGTACTGATCCAGAAACCCGATTCGCGATAACTTGGCAAGACTTCGTCGATGGATGGCGCGTTTGAACCAGACGGTACGACGGTGTTGTCGGTATAGGGACCGACTGCATACTGACCTGTGTAGAGAGGGTTTATCGGTTCAGTCTCGATGATGACGTTTTGCCAGCCTCCGGGCAACATGGGAATGCGGGCAAGATCGTAGTAGCCCTCATAGTAGTTGTAGGTTGTGCCCATGCTGCCTTCGGCTGAATTATCGGTTCCAGTGACTGAAGTTGCATACCTCCTCTTATAAAGCGAACCAGAGACCGAAGATATGGTGTACCAGTCCTCTTCGGAAGAGGTCGCGGTAAACCATTCCCAGCGGCGCGCCAGCACGTTGACGCCCCGCATGCCCTGCCCTGTCGGGAACGTGACTAGACCATAGACCTGATTGGCATTCAATAACGTATCTGTTTTTCCGGGAGGAGCCTGACTCTGGCTAATGAAATAAAGTTCATCGAGCGCGGAGATATCGTCTGCCCGCAAGGTGAACGGTTGCGGCATGCATTGGTAGGTGTATGGCCCGCAGATGATGTCAATGGGATGCATAACCGGCCAGTTCATTGCCTGGTTATAGGTGGGCTGCGGGCTGTAGGTGAAGACGTTATCGTTGGTCTGTGACCATGCCAGTCCAAGGACTCGACCAAAGGCTCGCATGAGCTGGTATTGCATCTGCAGCTGCTGCTCAGGAGCGGGACCCGTGCATCTGCCGTTGAGCACGATGATGGCGTGTTGAATGTATCCGGTGGGCGAGATCAGATCCACGCTGTTCGTGACAGCGTTCTGGCGGCAGCTTGATGGATCACTGGCTCCGCTGCCGAGCAGCAGATCTGTTACTGAGCCGTCGTAGTCATAGATGATGGCGATTTGTTTGGACTGGTAATTTGTGCTTTGAACATCTGAAGGAAAGACCAGACCGGAAATAGAAGGATAAACGTTGGCGCCGCTGACATGCTCATCGAGCACCCCGCCCTGGCTTAGGACCAAGCTCGACGTAGATACGTTCCATACATTGGCTGCGGCGGCAACCAAGGCATCTGCGGCTGCGTGGTTCACATAGATGCTGAGATCGCCTGGATCGGTGAAATACTGCGGCTGGTTCGTGTACCAGACGATGGGCTGCCCTTCCGTTGTGAAGTACGGGTACCCTGTCGCCCAGCGTGGTCCACCTGCGAAGAGAGATGGGGCAATCACCAGCAAGGAGATTGCAAACATGATTACCGAGCGCACCGCACGTGGCTGAAGAGTATCAATGCGTAGCATCGCTCGCCTTCTGCCATGAGCGAATCATGCCAATCACTGACTGCACGGGCGCCTGCTGCGCAGAAGCAGATGCTGTGTTCGTTGTGAGATATTCGAGCGTAGACGTTACAGGCACGTTCGCACTCACTGCGCTCTCCGCATTTGCCCGCACCATTGGCCGCGGATCAAGAAAGGGTATGACCACACCGGAGCGATGATTGAAATGAGGGAGTTCGGCACGATAAGAGACTGGGTGCATGACGTGCGTACCAACCCAACGAAGATCGGCCATCGGATACTGGGCCGTGGTCGCTCCTGCCGTCAGTGGTGAGCTGCCACCGTGAATCGGCACTGCACCGTCCATCCCGCTGACGGGCGAGCTAAGGCCTGAGGGGCCAGGCGCGTGGAGGAACATCAGCAATTGCTCGCCTACGTGATAACGTCTAGCACCCCCTTCCCAGAGGCCCGCCCATTCGCGGAGTGCATATGGCATGCCAGCAGCGCAGCCGCGTACTGCCTGATCGACACGGAAATCGACTTCGACGAAGCCCGAGGCCCCGCTCTGTCCCTCATGTTGATGGATTGCGATGACTTGTCCGGCGAAGATTACATCAGCCTTATCGGCCATCTGGTGCAGCGCATCGTCGAGGGTTGCGGGCGGCGCGCTTGCGCCCGACGCAAGCTGTGCGTAACCGGTTGGAGGCGCGGACAACAGCGCCAAGACGGTCATAATGAATAGGCACCCAGATATCCCTTGAAACCGCACCAGACCTCTCCTCCGCTCTCTCCTGTACTTTCGTCACAGGACTAACGGAACAGCCTGAGTGCTTCAATTCGGGACAGCCAACCGGAACGTTACGCCGGGCCGCTAAATCTCGGGGTAGAAATCGAAGAACGCATCGAGACTCATACGTAACTGAGCCTCGATCTCATCACGACTGCCCTCTAAAACATGCATCGTGACGCGCGCGTCGTTGCCGTTTTTAAGCTGGATCGGGGCGTCGCCCACTGAGGCGATCTCGTCGGCGGGCAGCAGTCTCATGCCGTAGACCAGTGTCAGGTTTGCCATAGCCAATTCTTTCACCAAAACCGTCCCTGCATCCTTTTCGTTCGCAACGCATTTACACTAAGAGAGCCAATATGCACGAAAATACGACACGCGACACTGTCATCCTGGGTTCCGGCTGCTCCGGACTCACTGCTGCCATCTATACCGCCCGCGCGAACCTGAAGCCGCTTGTGCTGGAAGGCCACGAACCTGGCGGGCAGCTCTCCATTACGACCCTGGTTGAGAACTTTCCTGGTTGGCCCGAAGGCGTCCAAGGACCTGAGCTGATCGAGAACATGAAGAGGCAGGCCGTCCGCTTTGGCGCGGAGTTGCGCATGGCTCATCTTAGTTCTGTAGATCTATCGAAGCATCCGTTTGAGTTGAAGATTGGCAGCGACGTCATCAAGACGCATACGCTGATTATTGCGTCGGGAGCGAGCGCGCGCTGGCTCAACCTGCCATCGGAGCAAGCGTTGATTGGCCATGGTGTAAGCTCGTGCGCCACGTGCGATGGGTTCTTCTTCTCTGGCAAGGAGATAGCAGTCATTGGCGGCGGAGACAGCGCGATGGAAGAGGCACTATTTCTGACGCGCTTTGCGACCAAAGTTACGCTTATTAACCGTAGCGAGCGCTTCCGCGCATCGAAGATCATGCTTGAGCGCGCAATGGCCCATCCGCAGATCAAGTTCCTTTCCAACACGACGGTCGAAGAGGTGTTGGGCGTTGAGGAAAAGGACGTAAAGGGTTTGCGGCTCAAGAACCGAGCCAGTGGTGAAGAATCGATCCTGCCTGTCTCAGCGATGTTCCTTGGCATCGGGCACGAACCCAACGCGAAGGCGTTTACTGGCCTGCTGGATCTCGATCCCGATGGATATATTCTGACGAAAAGCAACGTTTTCACTACGTTGAACGAGGAGATCGTCCCGGGTGTCTTCGCGTGTGGCGACATTCAGGATCGCCGGTACCGCCAGGCTATCACCGCAGCAGGCTCAGGATGCATGGCGGCACTTGAGGTCGAAAAATATCTGGAAGAGCACGGGCGATAAAGCCGGAGAACAGCGAGATCTTAGAGTAATGGCTGGGTCGGCATGGCCTCGACTTCGTTTGCCCACCGTGTAACTACGAGATGAAAGGCCCTCAATCTCATCCGAAGCGGTGACTAATAGGGCTGCTGCGCCTTTAAAAGGAACCTTTATTACAAAAAATGTATCTAACTTAAACGTTATCCGACCAATTTCATGACGCGGATGGGTGGGAGGCATTTAATTCAGAGAGCTCAAGTTTGATATTTTTTCTACTCGCATTTGTATTGATGTCCACGCTAGCGGTGTATGCTCAGCAACCTGCGGCGCTTCCGGACGCTCCTGTACCCGATGTGCAAATTGCTGCGCTTGCCGACAATGGTCAGTCGTCCTCAAGTTGTAGCGATCAAAACGCTGACGGAGTAAAGCCAGCATCTGCGGTCAATCCCTCTAAGCAACAGCCCAAGCGTATTCTCGGCATCATGCCAAATTATCGCGCTGTCAGTGCGGGAGAAATTCCTCCGCCACCGACACCGAAAGAAGCCTTTGGTATCGCAACGAAGAACAGCTTCGATTACTCCTCCTACATCTTCGTCGGCATTACATCGCTGTTGGCAGAGGGAAATGACTCGCACCCTCAGCTTGGCAAAGGTGTTGCTGGTTTCGGCCGCTATTATTGGCGAGGCTTCGTGGACAAGACAGATGGCAACTACCTTGTCATCTTCGCGCTGCCGACTGTTTTCCACGAGGACGAGCGGTACTTCGCTAAAGGTGAGGGCAGTATCTGGAATCGTGCCTTCTACGCCTCCAGCCGCGTGTTCATTACCCGCACTTACAGCGGTAATGAACGTTTCAACAACTCGGAGATCTTCGGGCGTGGCATCGCTCAGGCCATCTCAACGACGTATTATCCGAGCAAGACTCGCACCGTCGGTCAGATCTCAGAGAAGTATGCCTATGCTCTCGGACGCGATGCTCTGACCAATACCTTCCGCGAATTCTGGCCAGATATCGCCACACACGTGCTACATCGCCACCCATAAAATCTGGCCAAACTCTCACAGCATCTCTTGATTCTAAAATCATGGAATATGTCTATTGCTGAGAATCTCGCGCGTCTGAACGATCAGATCGCTACCGTTTGCCGACGCTGCAACCGGCCACAGGCGGAGGTTGCATTGATGGCCGTGAGCAAGGTGCACCCGGTCGAGGCCATTCTGGAAGCTTACGCTGCTGGCCACCGGCTCTTTGGCGAAAACCGTGTGCAAGAGTTTCAACAGAAATCTGAGCACCTGAGCCAGCTTACTGACGCGCGGTTTCACTTGATTGGCCCACTGCAATCGAACAAAACGAATAAAGCGGCTGAGCTGTTTGATGCGATTGATGCGATCGATTCGCTGAAGATCGCTCAGCGTCTGAACGCCGCGGCGACTGCGCTCAGAAAGAAGTTGCCGGTGCTCGTCGAGATTAAGCTGAGCCATGAAGAGACGAAGCATGGACTCGCTCCGGTTGAGTTACCTGCGTTGCTTAACGCTATCGCGGAGATGCCCGCTCTTGAGGCTGTCGGATTGATGACGGTTCCGCCCTGGTCTGAGGATGCGGAGACTGCGCGGCCCTATTTCCGTGAGCTGCGCCGCTTGCGTGATGCTGCTCAAAAAGCGCACCCTGCGCTTGCGCAGTTGTCGATGGGGATGAGCAACGATTTCGCCGTCGCTATCGAAGAAGGCAGCACCTGCGTGCGCATTGGTACGGCTATCTTCGGCAAGCGCGTGTACTTCAAAGAAGAGTCAAGCGCATGAACTACGAACCTTCCAGCTTCGTGCAGAACGTAGAAGATGGATGCACGCTTGCTGTTCGTGTGCATCCTGGCGCGCGCAAGAATGATGTCGCTGGTCTTCATGCTGGAGCGGTGAAGATTTCGATTGCAGCTCCGCCTACCGATGGTCGCGCGAACGAAGCGCTGATTGCTTATCTCGCCGCGTTGCTCAAGGTGCCGCGTACGCGCATCTCGCTGGTGAGCGGCGCTTCCGGACGCAGCAAGGTGCTTCGTATTACAGGCAAGAGCGCGGCTGAGGTTCAGGCCGCGCTCTTGCCTATCGAATCGTGCTGAAGCTATCGGTTATTTGAACGTCGCTGTACCCTCCGGTCCCAGCGTGATTCCCTTCCCATCTTCCGCTGTGATCTTTACGTTCGTACCAGTCACGGTCGCATACGCAATCGTCATGCCCCGTTTTGCCTGAATATCGACGTTCTTGAGGACAATGTCTTTGACCGGCGATTCGGGCAGGCCAACGATCACACCGGCCCATGGGCTATTGATCGACTTCACGTTTTCGATGGTGATGTTGTGAAAGTGTGGCGTGAGCCTGCCGACGGGCGCGGGCGCAACATCACCCTGAGGCAGCACCTTCGGGTAGTACTCGCTGATAAGGATCGACGTGCGGACATTGTCCATCGTGATGTCCTTGAACGAGATGTTGCTGACATCGTTGCCGCGGTCGCGATTGGCCTTGATGCGGATGCCCTGGTCGGTGTCCTTAAAGTGGATGCGCTCGGCATGGATGTTCTGTGCTCCGCCTGCGATTTCGGAGCCAATGGAGAGGCCATGACCGTGCATGAAGTCGCAATCGGTGATGGTGATGTTTTTACTCGGTGCGTCCGGACCTGGCGAGTTGATGAGGCCACTCTTGATGGCGATGTTGTCGTCACCTACATCGGCGTAGACGTGGTCGATGACGATGTTCGAGGAGCTGAACGGGTCGATGGCGTCAGTGTTCGGCGAGTGCTGCGGCGCGAGCACGCGCACGTTGCGGATCACGACGTCGTCGGTGTAATAGGGAACAATCTGCCAGCTTGGTGAGTTCTGGACGGTGATGTTCTCCAGCCGGATGTGCTTGCAGTGGTCGAAGACGACCAGGCGGGGACGGAAGACGACCTTGCCTACGATGCCTGCTCCGCGCTCGGAGCGCGCCATCTCCCACCAGCTTGCACCGTTGCCGTCGATGGTGCCGCCGCCGGTGATTGTGATGTTCTCGGCATCGGTGGCGCTGACCAGCGATTGCGTACCCGGTGCCCGGAACTCTGTCTTCGCGGGATAGTCGGCATGATCTGACGAGCCGAAGAGCGTCGCGCCCTTGTCGATGTCGAGTGTGATGTTGCTCTTGAGAACAATGGGCGCGGAGACAAATGTTCCACCCGAGAGTTCCACCGTACCGCCGCCTGCTTTGGCGCAGTCGTCGATAGCTGCCTGAATAGCGTGCGTGTCTTTGGTTGTACCGTCAGCCTTTGCCCCATAGGTCTGCACGTTGCAGACCTTGCCCGCCGCCAACGCCGGCAGCGACATTGCCGCAACGGCTGCCGCCGCGACTAACCGGATAGAAAATCTGCCCATACTGTCTCCCTGTGGCGCGAAATGCGCTCAAGGAGCATCATACCCGGAATTGGTCATACCACATAGCTATTCGCGGACGACTGCCTTGACCAGATTACGGGGGCTGTCCACGTCGACGCCGCGGCCGATAGCCATGAAATAAGCCAAAAGCTGCAAGGGCACAACTTCGTAGAGTGGTGAGATGTATTCGACTGCCTGAGGTACATGGATGGTGTGCTGAACCAGCTGCGCGATACGGTTGTCGCCTTCACTGACAATCGCGACGACCTCTGCGCCTTGCTGCTTCATATCGCTCAACAGGTTTGCCGTCTTCTCATAGCGAAGCAGCGAATCGGGAGCGTGTGGGTCGCGCGTCGCCAAGGCGATCAGCGGGGTCTGAGGATTAACCAGTGCGTTGGGGCCGTGCTTCAACTCACCCGTCGGATAGCCTTCGGCCTGGATGTAGGCCGACTCTTTCAGCTTGAGAGCGCCTTCGCGGGCGATGGCGTAGTGGACGCCACGTCCGAGGAAGAGGAATGACTCGGCGTTGTGAAGATGCGGCGCGAGAGCGGCGATTTGCGACTCCCACTCGGGCAGCATCCGAGCCATCTCGGCGGGTACTTCAAGCAGGTTGTGGAGATGCGATTCAACCACAGCGCGGGTCATGCGGCCGCGAATCCGAGCTGCGTAAAGCGACAGCAGCGAGAGCACGACAAGCTGGGTGGTAAAGCTCTTCGTGGCTGGAATGGCGCGCTCGATGCCAGCCATGGTAGGCAGCGAGCAGGTTGCTAGCTTTGCCATCGTGGAATCGCGCTTGTTGGTGATGGCAATGGTGGAGGTGCCTCGCGCGGTCGCTTCACGCAAAGCCTCGGAGGTGTCCGCCGTCTCGCCGGACTGCGAGATCACCATGAAGCATGGGTTCTTGAGCGTCTGGGTGGAGCGGTAGATGTACTCACTGGCGTATTCGACGTCGACGGGGATTCCGGCCAGGTCTTCGAAGAGGATCTCGGCCATCAGGCCGGCGTGGCGGCTGGAGCCGCTGGCGGAGATGAGCAGGCTTTCTCGGCCAGCCAGCGCCTGGCGAGCATCGAGGAAGGTATCCTCACGGAGGCTCGAGCCTTCGGTGTATGCGGCAAGGGTGTCGGCGATGGCGGTGGGCTGCTCGAATATCTCACGCAGCATGGCGTGAGGAAAGGTTCTGCTGGCAGGAATCATTACCTGTGTATACCTCGGGGGATATGTCTAGTTATAAATGAGAATCGCCCGCAGGTGCGGGCACATCAGCAGTGGAACGGCTCGCAAACGATGGCGCTTTCTTCCGACAACCCGAAAGAGTTGCAACGTGGTCTTTCCACTGGCTCGGCGCTGGGGTTGAACGTCATCGACATGGTAGGCGTGGGCCCGTTCGTGACGCTACCGCTGATCGTCGGAGTGATGGGCGGGCCACAGGCAATGCTTGGATGGCTGATGGGTGCGGCGCTGTCGCTTTGTGACGGGCTTGTGTGGAGTGAGTTGGGCACCGCGTATCCTGAGGCCGGCGGCTCTTACGCTTACCTGAAGCACTTATATGGCGAGCGCGGACTGGGGCGCGTCTTCGCGTTTCTGTATGCGTGGCAGGTGCTGTTCAGTGCGCCGCTGTCGATTGCTTCGGGCTGCATTGGTTTCTCGCAGTACCTTTCGTTCTTTGTGCCGAAGGCGGTCCAACCATTTGCATCCGCAAAAATCCTGGGCGTGCCCGTCGTTCTGAGCGGGCAGACGCTGATGGCAATGGGTGTCTGCGTGATCGCACTGCTGCTTCTGAATCGGAGCATCGGATTTATTGGGCGCGTAGCGAGGTGGTTGGGGCTCGCAGTTGGGCTGACACTCATTTTTCTCATTTTTGCTGGCTTTACTCACTTCAATCCGCACATGGCCTTCGACTTCCCTGCCGGCGCGTTCCACCTGGGCGGTGCGTTCTTTGCCGGGCTGGGCGCGGGAATGCTGATTTCGGCTTACGACTACTGGGGTTACTACAACGTGTGCTTTCTGGGCGCAGAGGTGCGCGATCCCGGGCGGACGATTCCGCGTGCGGTACTGGGCGCAATCGCCATCGTCGGCACGCTGTATCTGCTGATGAACATCAGCGTGCTGGGTGTCTTGCCATGGCAAGAGATGGCTGGTGAGTCGAGCGGAGCGCGGATGTTCACCATGGCTGTCTTCATGGAGCGCATCTATGGACACCGGGCCGCTGGCGTTGTGGTCGTGTTGATTGCGCTGGCAGCGATGGCGTCGGTCTTTGCGCTCCTGATGGGATACTCGCGTATTCCGTTTGCTGCAGCGCGGGACGGCAACTTCCCTGCATGGTTTGGTGTGCTGCATCCGAAACACCGCATTCCGCAACGCGCTTTGCTGACGTTGGGTGCGGTCACGCTCGTGTGCTGCGTCTTCCGGTTGCAGGAGGT
This is a stretch of genomic DNA from Edaphobacter acidisoli. It encodes these proteins:
- a CDS encoding APC family permease; translated protein: MALSSDNPKELQRGLSTGSALGLNVIDMVGVGPFVTLPLIVGVMGGPQAMLGWLMGAALSLCDGLVWSELGTAYPEAGGSYAYLKHLYGERGLGRVFAFLYAWQVLFSAPLSIASGCIGFSQYLSFFVPKAVQPFASAKILGVPVVLSGQTLMAMGVCVIALLLLNRSIGFIGRVARWLGLAVGLTLIFLIFAGFTHFNPHMAFDFPAGAFHLGGAFFAGLGAGMLISAYDYWGYYNVCFLGAEVRDPGRTIPRAVLGAIAIVGTLYLLMNISVLGVLPWQEMAGESSGARMFTMAVFMERIYGHRAAGVVVVLIALAAMASVFALLMGYSRIPFAAARDGNFPAWFGVLHPKHRIPQRALLTLGAVTLVCCVFRLQEVITTLVVVRILFQFLLQGIAVLLPKHRRERRMRGFRMPLYPLPVLLALSGFSFILFSRPDFLKQMRIVAVILVAGAAVYMVRGRRLRAGEDETAPPHV
- a CDS encoding SIS domain-containing protein, whose product is MIPASRTFPHAMLREIFEQPTAIADTLAAYTEGSSLREDTFLDARQALAGRESLLISASGSSRHAGLMAEILFEDLAGIPVDVEYASEYIYRSTQTLKNPCFMVISQSGETADTSEALREATARGTSTIAITNKRDSTMAKLATCSLPTMAGIERAIPATKSFTTQLVVLSLLSLYAARIRGRMTRAVVESHLHNLLEVPAEMARMLPEWESQIAALAPHLHNAESFLFLGRGVHYAIAREGALKLKESAYIQAEGYPTGELKHGPNALVNPQTPLIALATRDPHAPDSLLRYEKTANLLSDMKQQGAEVVAIVSEGDNRIAQLVQHTIHVPQAVEYISPLYEVVPLQLLAYFMAIGRGVDVDSPRNLVKAVVRE
- a CDS encoding glycoside hydrolase family 28 protein; translation: MGRFSIRLVAAAAVAAMSLPALAAGKVCNVQTYGAKADGTTKDTHAIQAAIDDCAKAGGGTVELSGGTFVSAPIVLKSNITLDIDKGATLFGSSDHADYPAKTEFRAPGTQSLVSATDAENITITGGGTIDGNGASWWEMARSERGAGIVGKVVFRPRLVVFDHCKHIRLENITVQNSPSWQIVPYYTDDVVIRNVRVLAPQHSPNTDAIDPFSSSNIVIDHVYADVGDDNIAIKSGLINSPGPDAPSKNITITDCDFMHGHGLSIGSEIAGGAQNIHAERIHFKDTDQGIRIKANRDRGNDVSNISFKDITMDNVRTSILISEYYPKVLPQGDVAPAPVGRLTPHFHNITIENVKSINSPWAGVIVGLPESPVKDIVLKNVDIQAKRGMTIAYATVTGTNVKITAEDGKGITLGPEGTATFK